Proteins encoded together in one Ferroglobus placidus DSM 10642 window:
- a CDS encoding NAD/NADP octopine/nopaline dehydrogenase family protein, with product MPILATAKIEQTDTVLGVGLENQNPVVHVPGSILNVGAMEVSQREDVLGVKKGEWSLYKHGMSPAVVRVIEKYYEEVKKIAKAIGISLIEYSKEQFYHKHTIMKESFIAPFYEASPIMGIKGPLSVEDRYFTEDIPVGALTAWRLAKKFGVSVPTIESLIRLGSIICQRDFFKEGRRLEDYGIEGMTRSELLSYLKGA from the coding sequence TTGCCAATACTGGCAACTGCAAAAATTGAGCAGACTGATACTGTCTTAGGTGTTGGACTCGAAAATCAGAATCCCGTCGTTCACGTTCCGGGATCTATTCTAAACGTTGGAGCGATGGAAGTTTCCCAGAGAGAGGATGTGCTCGGGGTTAAGAAAGGAGAGTGGTCCCTCTACAAACACGGAATGAGTCCGGCAGTCGTGAGGGTTATCGAGAAGTATTACGAGGAAGTAAAAAAGATCGCAAAAGCTATCGGAATCAGCCTGATCGAATATTCCAAGGAGCAGTTCTACCACAAACACACGATAATGAAGGAGAGTTTCATAGCTCCATTCTACGAAGCTTCACCGATAATGGGGATAAAGGGTCCGCTAAGCGTGGAAGACCGATATTTCACGGAAGATATTCCAGTTGGAGCCTTAACAGCTTGGAGGCTTGCCAAAAAATTTGGAGTAAGTGTACCAACGATAGAATCGCTTATTCGCCTCGGCTCCATAATATGTCAGAGAGACTTCTTCAAAGAAGGAAGGAGACTTGAAGATTACGGAATAGAAGGCATGACAAGAAGCGAACTTTTAAGCTACCTTAAGGGTGCTTGA